gataataagtagttaataaattaaaatattatcgttctatttctaaagaatagttaattaagtaatattaagtaatattataaaaaggaacttaaaataagttagaacgctactatattaatttaattaactaaagacttaatataagaaaagaaaaaatagaatagtaagcAGAAACTAgcgagctagccctttaggcctagcggtctagctcgttatgtaattactaagagcttagcctcgtagcctaaggctgAGCTACGGGGCCTATAGGGGCCCCAATGCCCACTGCCGTAATACTTCTTAAATTAAGGTCGGGGCTAGGGCGAGGATtagatattaactagttctttaaattattaataactatataaggatCTCCTTTTtccccttattattatacccttatataactaaataagactttttaataaggttaagtcctaggtttttaatctcgttaataaattaaaacttaaatatccttatatccctatatttagggctaaattaaataaatttaattacccctctttttactagtcctaaaagctctttattaataaattctataaaaagtactcttagggtagtaataatacccttattatagagcttagtaattaatttaaaatttactttctttttaaatataaaataagttatagttatagaagtattactatagctgCCCCCCTGACGGAGTAATCCGctagggccgtactatatattacgtattagagaaaactaagtataatacgctctatacctaattactaactaaaatagttcctaactttttattactcgCTTATAGAGCGAGCTTTACttaccttaatatatataagaccccttagtactagcccgcgtaagtagctaggtctaatataatctattttttatataagtattattattatttagggggtcttataagagccgtttaaagtactagcttattaccctaattttatatacttttagcccgtttattataattattataactaagttagtattaatatactaaatcttaatatctatattaacctcgctatttacggcgttcgtattattacttaattaaattccgtattattaaaaactactttactaatccttaggtatatttacgttaattacgatagttatagcgtcgagctaattgaagagggcgcctagcccgagaggggtagacttattaacgggcatttttaaagagttctagcctactaattactaactatatactaggaatagagtagtaatttatatattaataggtttgtttagtagatttatttagtagatttatttagtggatttatttagtggatttgtttagtagatttatttaatagatttatttagtttaaatagagctttggGCGATATTAGAAGCGATGAGGATAGAaaaaatctttacgagctttagtatagtaaaagagtaataaatattagcctatttagccctttttttagaaacctctacgttattattaaagtttagaacttctatagttaaggaaggccgcttctaactattacggccgattattatagctaattattatagctaacctctactattaaactttttagcCGGCACTACTACGtaaagggtagcttacttatcccgaattaaatagtaattttcgtattaaaatcattatattacgttaagcgcgtgcttaggatatattatgtatattatatagttaaaaagtatactatatcgtataatttcccttaaaaatataatcccgttaaggtcgatcttttatacttataaagctagaaaaagaaaaaaaaaaccactatatattactatagctgcgccgtattaatattcttttagtCCTCTTACTCCGTAATAGAGGGTcgtcgttaattataataacaattttattaaggacttcgtttatagtagtactattattaattagttagttaaccgtaaagattaataagtagttaacgtactttattattataattaataacttaggatCGACCTCCTCTAAGTACTAAggtttaactatagtagcctaaaagtttattaagctataaagtaattttattacgtaagtaatactatttattaaaacgagcttaaataggcctttttaccctttattttcttactaaattttaacgtttaactatagtaatagattaataatataagaaatatttagtctattttaagtagttagtacctcgcttatttacttattaatataaagtttatagacttttcttattacttttttaactatttttatatattaagtgatatttagtaatagtagagaTTTGTTAAAAGTGCGTAAAAAAGCTCTAAAAATGAGGAGTAtaagaacgaggctatttaggctaactatattattaattactttaattatagcttaaagtatagcctttgcgcttattaataagtacttattttaaataatattatatacttttttaagtattatataatatttcttagctttattaatactattataagctttaacgggtacttccttaactttaataaatatagatctaataaaagatttaaactttatagtactaaagttcttattaatatttataataatctaatcCGGCGGACCGAGGTAAACGTCGATCTAACATAGCTAAAGagcctcttatatatacttcgtaattatatttataaaaaaccttactATTCaaaaagaagtagtaatattaacgatataaagtactaattagttagtatttttataatttattaagtatattacgttaattacgactttataactaaaattataattattttataaaataaattaaaatcgGCTAGgagtagtagcgttaagttagtattattaataaacttgtataagctttttaagggctacgatctctatatcgttattaaactactaaaatagctttaaaaaataaagaactaaagggtagctaaagtactaatataagtagcacaattcgctctttattaagtagttagtaataactttcttattattaaagagcaaaagctaagggtatttttatttataaataataagtattataacgtctcctttaattaataagttattaatattattaaaatatattcttagcttatttatatcccttaagtagtataaaaaaggagtattagttaataagatataaaaaataatattactactaaAAGCGAGAAGTCGCTGCTAGGGCCGCCGAATCCGGTGGGAAGTGCCGCTGTTCTAGGCGGCACTAGTAGTGAGAGGGAGCGGGGCGAGGGGCGGATACTGCtaggtattaaatacttcgtcCCGCTCCCTCCAACGCCCGCAACCTGGTTATGGCAGTGCGCCCCTGCTTTTTGTCCAAGCGCCTTCCATCTCCTTCCCTTCTACCCTGCCCGTCGGTTAAGCCACTACTTGCTTGTTCTTCCTAACTCCCTCGCTTTCTGGCATTCGTTGAAGCAATTTTTGGCTGCTCAGGCTGTTTAGGTTCTGCTTGACGCAATAGCGCCGCCTACTATAAAGAGCGGCGTCGTGCCTGTCGTCTTTTGTCGTCTTCTCTCGACTCAGTACAGTACACGCTCACGACCCCTCTTCTGCCGCTGCGACGAGCGACTATCTCGCAGCCATGTCCCAGCCGATGCTCGCCGATTATCGACCTTAACAAACAAAAACAACCGTTGACTTTTTAAAGCGGTTTACTAACTAAGAAACATAACGTCGGATTACGAACTAGCCAAAGCCGTTCTCAGCTAAGGAGTACGCCGACCtacgtaagtagcttaaaaacgttaactttattaagccGAGATATATAAACGAAACCGAGATTAATATCGCGGTTATATATAGGAAATAGAAACGGTTCGCCGCGTAgatcttatacttatttctttattaactaacctatataataatagttattattaagagtagAACCTCGGTAAATAGCAAGCGGCCTTAGAAAACGTAAGTTAcgagataataataagcttcttTTTCCGAATTAGCGAGTAGTCAATAAGGAAAATCAAATCCTGGGGTACGACGTAAGTATATATCTAGCagttttagtagttttataCTACCGTCGCTAGTCGCTATATAGATAGGAATAATgcaaaagagctatataaaatatctacTAATTGCGGTAGCcgatagttttataataatgcTAATATGGGCTAGGCTAGTTCTACCGCACGATCCTAATCCCCCAGTTCGGATACCGGgtactaaatattaacgagaaGCCAGTCCTCAGAGCCGATAACCTACTAactatcttaatatttaatattacgtataatattaatatctttttattagaaCGGTAgcgtacttagctagctagttattactagctcctttattatactagcGCGCGGCCTACCGAGgtcgtatatattaaaaaaaaaaaacctaaaGATAGAAGTACGGACGAGATTTTTAAGCTCTAAGGTATTAAGtcccttaatattaagtataataaagacgtagagaacgtggattataataactaattattataaaataaaaactcctttctctttaataaattactaatataaaaaataactagGCGGGGACGTCTAAAAGCCTTGTACTATAaggatatacttataataattattcgctatttagtaacgggacgagccgtattagtaatagttattaagtttatttattataaaggagctaataataagctaagactATAAGTATGCGTAGCGCCGCGGctctaattacttttaatactttttatattaactataaataggactttttttttttatacttataagaagGTTTATTTTCTGTGccgttagtactattattactctaGCGCTCTACGACTAGGCTTTTAACGTAGTAAgcctaataaatataacttaaatactaaaagtagaAGTTAGGGGTCTAGTCTAGTCTATGGctttatagtaaaagtagttaatacttaAGGTTTTAATCTTTCGAAAGTTTAGCGGTAGTGCGTTAGCCGTTAACGAGGCTATAAGCTATTCTAAATTACGAGATAACATAGGCTAATAGAGCCTTAATATAGGTTTTAAGAAGGCCTAGACGCTACGGTTCGCCCGAAGAGGGGCggtaaatatagtaaatagtaagttaatataaatagtatttataaggaCTTTAGATACTTAAAGCTTTAACTATaaggaatatatttaatactatatataactcAATAATACGCTACGATCTTAAGTTCGCTACGTTTTAAAGCgcatattttaataagaacgtTTAGTTCGATTTTTagaatacctttttaaaagaggaaACCGAggagtaaatatataaagtatttacgtatattaaccttatgCGCAATCCTCgcgtaataagaaatatagtCCCTAAGGAGGTCTAGGAGAACTTACCTCccgatttaaaaattatagagCTAGAGTAACAGTAATAGGAGTTAAAGGGTAGTTgatactaagtataaaataaagagAACGAAGCCGAAATCCGTAAGCTAATTAAGGAGATATATACGAAGCGGGattaacgtaataagagtgttataaaaaagtattacgaatattatttttataactacttaatataggataTCGAGAGGTAAGCGAACggtaaaaaagacgaggaatatactaaactagatATTAACCTCTAGATTCCTGAGCGTACtaaactagcttatatcctttattactaactagccgactactcttataataaacttatagagCTTTAGATTAAGGCTATCGatctaataattatattttataataagagagagatagttaaataagacCGCATCCGTACCTATTCTTaacctaagcttattattaaagaggctCCTTAACCTAAGCCCTTCTTACTACTCCTTAATCCGAATTAgtaccttaattatattaaagattaTAGGCTTTTACTAATAGAATAGACGTTTAAGTACTACTAGCTAACggttaaaaataactattttaataactagtatttaataaaacgagagcgtattatataacgtagcaatcttatttagtataactatccttaatattaagataacccgaattttataatactagataCGTTtagatagtatatatagacttcTTATAGCGTTTTGCTAAGGATATTAGgctaagttaagtaaaaacgattaaaaaaggtaaagtataaataaatagttaaaaggatataaggCTAGGCCTAGTTTAGATTATATAgagtatttagtattaacgcttagatagatatatataactacttctTATATCTCTATCCTATAtctttaacgtaataaaatactaactcgTAATCCTAAGGtctaaactattttaaaggggTACCGaggatatattaataagttaggataATAAGCGATATATACGCCGCTGCGTttgctataattatttagcttaaCGAGGAATTAAGCGACGTTAAAATAGCCTTTAGTTAGCTACGTAGGTTCGCTATAGCTTAGGGCGTGCCGGATTTTAACTtagacttaattactaaaagtcgGGCTAAGGGGCCGTTATAAGCGGCGTTCGGTAGGTACCGAACTACTACGTTTCGATATATCTAAGCTctacttaactattaataatttatatagaagtaggttatttaagagttagtaaaatcgtaaaggctaaagttaataatcggtaaattatatttcttataaactacgctagtttactaaattagcttcgttaaatagtacctaaaaataatagaggagtttatataaacctaCCCTAATCCTCTCGAGGCTAGTAAAAAGGTATTAGGATTAtctctattataagctttactttttatatatataaagggtatagAGAAATAGCTTCTAccgtttcttattataaggacgttagaatttaaatacgctaatccccgtaattatatttttataataataagtattatatccGATACTAACCGCTCCGATCTAATCGATTATAGAAGCCTAATAGAGaaggtttattaatagttcgcATCTATTTACGTCGCTAATAGTATAAGTCTTAAGTTATTTTAGTCTCTCGTTtactttactttattaaaatatcggATACgttcttaagtattaaatatttaaagcgtagtaagtaataaggacgGGGGTACTTTAGTTACCTAgttttctatataataatataaagattatAACGTATCTAGGGACatagtactataaatagtattatataatagtagtaatatcttagggATATAGggctacgttattaatagggttcgcttttttaaatcggATAATAAAAGTCTTAGCAACGCTCGTATCATCgaaaaattatttaataaggatctataacttttttagaagaatatttaggtaatataaagGCGGAGATAGGAATAGTTTAAAGaatatttagctattataaaggcctCGGGCGTAACTAACGTCGagggagctttataaaacgtattactaagtaattttttt
The window above is part of the Colletotrichum lupini chromosome 9, complete sequence genome. Proteins encoded here:
- a CDS encoding FluG domain-containing protein; this encodes FYRTILIPQFGYRVLNINEKPVLRADNLLTILIFNITYNINIFLLER